In Phacochoerus africanus isolate WHEZ1 chromosome 14, ROS_Pafr_v1, whole genome shotgun sequence, one genomic interval encodes:
- the MBTD1 gene encoding MBT domain-containing protein 1 isoform X3, with protein sequence MENTKDLTEHSSQSERKRRDSFGMFDGYDSCSEDTSSSSSSEESEEEVAPLPSNLPIIKNNGQVYTYPDGKSGMATCEMCGMVGVRDAFYSKTKRFCSVSCSRSYSSNSKKASILARLQGKPPTKKAKVLQKQPLVAKLAAYAQYQATLQNQAKTKAAAVSMEGFSWGNYINSNSFIAAPVTCFKHAPMGTCWGDISENVRVEVPNTDCSLPTKVFWIAGIVKLAGYNALLRYEGFENDSGLDFWCNICGSDIHPVGWCAASGKPLVPPRTIQHKYTNWKAFLVKRLTGAKTLPPDFSQKVSESMQYPFKPCMRVEVVDKRHLCRTRVAVVESVIGGRLRLVYEESEDRTDDFWCHMHSPLIHHIGWSRSIGHRFKRSDITKKQDGHFDTPPHLFAKVKEVDQTGEWFKEGMKLEAIDPLNLSTICVATIRKVLADGFLMIGIDGSEAADGSDWFCYHATSPSIFPVGFCEINMIELTPPRGYTKLPFKWFDYLRETGSIAAPVKLFNKDVPNHGFRVGMKLEAVDLMEPRLICVATVTRIIHRLLRIHFDGWEEEYDQWVDCESPDLYPVGWCQLTGYQLQPPASQSSRESQSGSSKQKKKAKSQQYKGHKKKRKMPSGKKPVSLSSLPMTGGLRRSFSGDEELTPPPYRTLPAQTASEAFPPPRTSREFSPSLKTVTTLQLKEELIDGEDYNFLQGASDQESNGSANFYIKQEP encoded by the exons acTGAACATTCTTCACAgtctgaaaggaaaagaagagactCATTCGGGATGTTTGACGGTTATGATAGCTGCAGTGAGGACACAAgtagcagctccagctctgaggAAAGTGAAGAAGAGGTTGCTCCTTTACCTTCTAACCTCCCAATTATCAAAAACAATGGCCAAGTCTACACATACCCGGATGGTAAATCCGGCATGG CTACCTGTGAAATGTGTGGGATGGTTGGTGTGCGAGATGCTTTTTACTCTAAAACAAAGCGTTTCTGCAGTGTTTCATGTTCAAGAAGTTATTCGTCAAACTCCAAGAAGGCAAGCATTTTGGCCAGACTTCAG GGTAAGCCTCCgacaaagaaagcaaaagttcTTCAGAAACAACCTTTAGTCGCTAAACTAGCCGCATATGCTCAGTATCAAGCTACCTTGCAAAACCAAGCAAAGACTAAAGCAG cagCAGTCTCCATGGAAGGTTTCAGCTGGGGTAACTACATCAATAGCAATAGCTTTATAGCAGCTCCAGTTACCTGCTTTAAACAT GCACCCATGGGGACCTGCTGGGGTGATATCTCAGAAAATGTGAGAGTAGAAGTTCCCAATACAGACTGCAGCCTACCTACCAAAGTCTTCTGGATTGCTGGAATTGTAAAATTAGCAG GTTACAATGCCCTTTTAAGATATGAAGGATTTGAAAATGATTCTGGTCTGGACTTCTGGTGCAATATATGTGGTTCTGATATCCATCCAGTTGGTTGGTGTGCAGCCAGTGGAAAACCTCTTGTCCCTCCTAGAA ctATTCAGCATAAGTATACAAACTGGAAAGCTTTTCTAGTGAAACGACTTACTGGTGCCAAAACACTTCCTCCTGATTTCTCACAAAAG GTTTCTGAGAGCATGCAGTATCCTTTCAAACCTTGCATGAGAGTAGAAGTGGTTGACAAGAGGCATTTGTGTCGAACACGGGTCGCAGTGGTGGAAAGTGTAATTGGAGGAAGATTAAGACTAGTGTATGAAGAGAGCGAAGATAGAACAGATGACTTCTGGTGCCATATGCACAGCCCATTAATCCATCATATTGGTTGGTCCCGAAGCATAGGCCATCGATTCAAAAGATCTG ATATTACAAAGAAACAGGATGGACATTTTGATACACCACCACATTTATTTGCTAAG GTAAAAGAAGTAGACCAGACTGGGGAATGGTTCAAGGAAGGAATGAAATTGGAAGCTATAGACCCATTAAATCTTTCCACAATATGTGTTGCGACCATTAGAAAG gtgCTGGCTGATGGATTCCTGATGATTGGGATCGATGGCTCAGAAGCAGCAGATGGTTCTGACTGGTTCTGTTATCATGCAACCTCCCCTTCTATTTTCCCTGTTGGTTTCTGTGAAATTAACATGATTGAACTTACTCCACCCAGAG GTTACACAAAACTTCCTTTTAAATGGTTTGACTACCTCAGGGAAACTGGCTCCATTGCAGCACCAGTAAAACTGTTTAATAAG GATGTTCCCAATCACGGATTTCGTgtaggaatgaaattagaagcaGTAGATCTCATGGAGCCGCGATTAATATGTGTAGCCACAGTAACTCGAATTATTCATCGTCTCTTAAGGATACATTTTGATGGATGGGAAGAAGAATATGATCAGTGGGTAGACTGTGAGTCCCCTGACCTCTATCCTGTAGGGTGGTGTCAATTAACTGGATATCAGCTACAGCCTCCAGCATCACAGT cATCAAGAGAAAGCCAATCAGGTTCatcaaagcagaagaaaaaggcTAAGTCCCAGCAATACAAAGGACATAAGAAAA AGAGGAAGATGCCAAGTGGGAAGAAGCCTGTCAGTTTGTCGAGCCTACCCATGACAGGTGGGCTGCGGAGGAGCTTCTCTGGTGACGAAGAGTTGACTCCTCCTCCATATCGAACCCTTCCAGCACAGACAGCCTCGGAGGCCTTCCCACCTCCCCGCACTAGCCGAGAGTTCAGTCCCAGCCTCAAAACAG TGACTACATTGCAACTGAAGGAGGAGTTGATAGATGGAGAGGATTATAATTTCCTCCAAGGAGCATCTGATCAGGAGAGCAATGGCTCTGCCAACTTCTACATCAAACAAGAGCCCTGA
- the MBTD1 gene encoding MBT domain-containing protein 1 isoform X4, with product MENTKDLTEHSSQSERKRRDSFGMFDGYDSCSEDTSSSSSSEESEEEVAPLPSNLPIIKNNGQVYTYPDGKSGMATCEMCGMVGVRDAFYSKTKRFCSVSCSRSYSSNSKKASILARLQGKPPTKKAKVLQKQPLVAKLAAYAQYQATLQNQAKTKAAVSMEGFSWGNYINSNSFIAAPVTCFKHAPMGTCWGDISENVRVEVPNTDCSLPTKVFWIAGIVKLAGYNALLRYEGFENDSGLDFWCNICGSDIHPVGWCAASGKPLVPPRTIQHKYTNWKAFLVKRLTGAKTLPPDFSQKVSESMQYPFKPCMRVEVVDKRHLCRTRVAVVESVIGGRLRLVYEESEDRTDDFWCHMHSPLIHHIGWSRSIGHRFKRSDITKKQDGHFDTPPHLFAKVKEVDQTGEWFKEGMKLEAIDPLNLSTICVATIRKVLADGFLMIGIDGSEAADGSDWFCYHATSPSIFPVGFCEINMIELTPPRGYTKLPFKWFDYLRETGSIAAPVKLFNKDVPNHGFRVGMKLEAVDLMEPRLICVATVTRIIHRLLRIHFDGWEEEYDQWVDCESPDLYPVGWCQLTGYQLQPPASQSSRESQSGSSKQKKKAKSQQYKGHKKKRKMPSGKKPVSLSSLPMTGGLRRSFSGDEELTPPPYRTLPAQTASEAFPPPRTSREFSPSLKTVTTLQLKEELIDGEDYNFLQGASDQESNGSANFYIKQEP from the exons acTGAACATTCTTCACAgtctgaaaggaaaagaagagactCATTCGGGATGTTTGACGGTTATGATAGCTGCAGTGAGGACACAAgtagcagctccagctctgaggAAAGTGAAGAAGAGGTTGCTCCTTTACCTTCTAACCTCCCAATTATCAAAAACAATGGCCAAGTCTACACATACCCGGATGGTAAATCCGGCATGG CTACCTGTGAAATGTGTGGGATGGTTGGTGTGCGAGATGCTTTTTACTCTAAAACAAAGCGTTTCTGCAGTGTTTCATGTTCAAGAAGTTATTCGTCAAACTCCAAGAAGGCAAGCATTTTGGCCAGACTTCAG GGTAAGCCTCCgacaaagaaagcaaaagttcTTCAGAAACAACCTTTAGTCGCTAAACTAGCCGCATATGCTCAGTATCAAGCTACCTTGCAAAACCAAGCAAAGACTAAAGCAG CAGTCTCCATGGAAGGTTTCAGCTGGGGTAACTACATCAATAGCAATAGCTTTATAGCAGCTCCAGTTACCTGCTTTAAACAT GCACCCATGGGGACCTGCTGGGGTGATATCTCAGAAAATGTGAGAGTAGAAGTTCCCAATACAGACTGCAGCCTACCTACCAAAGTCTTCTGGATTGCTGGAATTGTAAAATTAGCAG GTTACAATGCCCTTTTAAGATATGAAGGATTTGAAAATGATTCTGGTCTGGACTTCTGGTGCAATATATGTGGTTCTGATATCCATCCAGTTGGTTGGTGTGCAGCCAGTGGAAAACCTCTTGTCCCTCCTAGAA ctATTCAGCATAAGTATACAAACTGGAAAGCTTTTCTAGTGAAACGACTTACTGGTGCCAAAACACTTCCTCCTGATTTCTCACAAAAG GTTTCTGAGAGCATGCAGTATCCTTTCAAACCTTGCATGAGAGTAGAAGTGGTTGACAAGAGGCATTTGTGTCGAACACGGGTCGCAGTGGTGGAAAGTGTAATTGGAGGAAGATTAAGACTAGTGTATGAAGAGAGCGAAGATAGAACAGATGACTTCTGGTGCCATATGCACAGCCCATTAATCCATCATATTGGTTGGTCCCGAAGCATAGGCCATCGATTCAAAAGATCTG ATATTACAAAGAAACAGGATGGACATTTTGATACACCACCACATTTATTTGCTAAG GTAAAAGAAGTAGACCAGACTGGGGAATGGTTCAAGGAAGGAATGAAATTGGAAGCTATAGACCCATTAAATCTTTCCACAATATGTGTTGCGACCATTAGAAAG gtgCTGGCTGATGGATTCCTGATGATTGGGATCGATGGCTCAGAAGCAGCAGATGGTTCTGACTGGTTCTGTTATCATGCAACCTCCCCTTCTATTTTCCCTGTTGGTTTCTGTGAAATTAACATGATTGAACTTACTCCACCCAGAG GTTACACAAAACTTCCTTTTAAATGGTTTGACTACCTCAGGGAAACTGGCTCCATTGCAGCACCAGTAAAACTGTTTAATAAG GATGTTCCCAATCACGGATTTCGTgtaggaatgaaattagaagcaGTAGATCTCATGGAGCCGCGATTAATATGTGTAGCCACAGTAACTCGAATTATTCATCGTCTCTTAAGGATACATTTTGATGGATGGGAAGAAGAATATGATCAGTGGGTAGACTGTGAGTCCCCTGACCTCTATCCTGTAGGGTGGTGTCAATTAACTGGATATCAGCTACAGCCTCCAGCATCACAGT cATCAAGAGAAAGCCAATCAGGTTCatcaaagcagaagaaaaaggcTAAGTCCCAGCAATACAAAGGACATAAGAAAA AGAGGAAGATGCCAAGTGGGAAGAAGCCTGTCAGTTTGTCGAGCCTACCCATGACAGGTGGGCTGCGGAGGAGCTTCTCTGGTGACGAAGAGTTGACTCCTCCTCCATATCGAACCCTTCCAGCACAGACAGCCTCGGAGGCCTTCCCACCTCCCCGCACTAGCCGAGAGTTCAGTCCCAGCCTCAAAACAG TGACTACATTGCAACTGAAGGAGGAGTTGATAGATGGAGAGGATTATAATTTCCTCCAAGGAGCATCTGATCAGGAGAGCAATGGCTCTGCCAACTTCTACATCAAACAAGAGCCCTGA
- the MBTD1 gene encoding MBT domain-containing protein 1 isoform X7 produces the protein MENTKDLTEHSSQSERKRRDSFGMFDGYDSCSEDTSSSSSSEESEEEVAPLPSNLPIIKNNGQVYTYPDGKSGMATCEMCGMVGVRDAFYSKTKRFCSVSCSRSYSSNSKKASILARLQGKPPTKKAKVLQKQPLVAKLAAYAQYQATLQNQAKTKAAVSMEGFSWGNYINSNSFIAAPVTCFKHAPMGTCWGDISENVRVEVPNTDCSLPTKVFWIAGIVKLAGYNALLRYEGFENDSGLDFWCNICGSDIHPVGWCAASGKPLVPPRTIQHKYTNWKAFLVKRLTGAKTLPPDFSQKVSESMQYPFKPCMRVEVVDKRHLCRTRVAVVESVIGGRLRLVYEESEDRTDDFWCHMHSPLIHHIGWSRSIGHRFKRSDITKKQDGHFDTPPHLFAKVKEVDQTGEWFKEGMKLEAIDPLNLSTICVATIRKVLADGFLMIGIDGSEAADGSDWFCYHATSPSIFPVGFCEINMIELTPPRGYTKLPFKWFDYLRETGSIAAPVKLFNKDVPNHGFRVGMKLEAVDLMEPRLICVATVTRIIHRLLRIHFDGWEEEYDQWVDCESPDLYPVGWCQLTGYQLQPPASQSSRESQSGSSKQKKKAKSQQYKGHKKMTTLQLKEELIDGEDYNFLQGASDQESNGSANFYIKQEP, from the exons acTGAACATTCTTCACAgtctgaaaggaaaagaagagactCATTCGGGATGTTTGACGGTTATGATAGCTGCAGTGAGGACACAAgtagcagctccagctctgaggAAAGTGAAGAAGAGGTTGCTCCTTTACCTTCTAACCTCCCAATTATCAAAAACAATGGCCAAGTCTACACATACCCGGATGGTAAATCCGGCATGG CTACCTGTGAAATGTGTGGGATGGTTGGTGTGCGAGATGCTTTTTACTCTAAAACAAAGCGTTTCTGCAGTGTTTCATGTTCAAGAAGTTATTCGTCAAACTCCAAGAAGGCAAGCATTTTGGCCAGACTTCAG GGTAAGCCTCCgacaaagaaagcaaaagttcTTCAGAAACAACCTTTAGTCGCTAAACTAGCCGCATATGCTCAGTATCAAGCTACCTTGCAAAACCAAGCAAAGACTAAAGCAG CAGTCTCCATGGAAGGTTTCAGCTGGGGTAACTACATCAATAGCAATAGCTTTATAGCAGCTCCAGTTACCTGCTTTAAACAT GCACCCATGGGGACCTGCTGGGGTGATATCTCAGAAAATGTGAGAGTAGAAGTTCCCAATACAGACTGCAGCCTACCTACCAAAGTCTTCTGGATTGCTGGAATTGTAAAATTAGCAG GTTACAATGCCCTTTTAAGATATGAAGGATTTGAAAATGATTCTGGTCTGGACTTCTGGTGCAATATATGTGGTTCTGATATCCATCCAGTTGGTTGGTGTGCAGCCAGTGGAAAACCTCTTGTCCCTCCTAGAA ctATTCAGCATAAGTATACAAACTGGAAAGCTTTTCTAGTGAAACGACTTACTGGTGCCAAAACACTTCCTCCTGATTTCTCACAAAAG GTTTCTGAGAGCATGCAGTATCCTTTCAAACCTTGCATGAGAGTAGAAGTGGTTGACAAGAGGCATTTGTGTCGAACACGGGTCGCAGTGGTGGAAAGTGTAATTGGAGGAAGATTAAGACTAGTGTATGAAGAGAGCGAAGATAGAACAGATGACTTCTGGTGCCATATGCACAGCCCATTAATCCATCATATTGGTTGGTCCCGAAGCATAGGCCATCGATTCAAAAGATCTG ATATTACAAAGAAACAGGATGGACATTTTGATACACCACCACATTTATTTGCTAAG GTAAAAGAAGTAGACCAGACTGGGGAATGGTTCAAGGAAGGAATGAAATTGGAAGCTATAGACCCATTAAATCTTTCCACAATATGTGTTGCGACCATTAGAAAG gtgCTGGCTGATGGATTCCTGATGATTGGGATCGATGGCTCAGAAGCAGCAGATGGTTCTGACTGGTTCTGTTATCATGCAACCTCCCCTTCTATTTTCCCTGTTGGTTTCTGTGAAATTAACATGATTGAACTTACTCCACCCAGAG GTTACACAAAACTTCCTTTTAAATGGTTTGACTACCTCAGGGAAACTGGCTCCATTGCAGCACCAGTAAAACTGTTTAATAAG GATGTTCCCAATCACGGATTTCGTgtaggaatgaaattagaagcaGTAGATCTCATGGAGCCGCGATTAATATGTGTAGCCACAGTAACTCGAATTATTCATCGTCTCTTAAGGATACATTTTGATGGATGGGAAGAAGAATATGATCAGTGGGTAGACTGTGAGTCCCCTGACCTCTATCCTGTAGGGTGGTGTCAATTAACTGGATATCAGCTACAGCCTCCAGCATCACAGT cATCAAGAGAAAGCCAATCAGGTTCatcaaagcagaagaaaaaggcTAAGTCCCAGCAATACAAAGGACATAAGAAAA TGACTACATTGCAACTGAAGGAGGAGTTGATAGATGGAGAGGATTATAATTTCCTCCAAGGAGCATCTGATCAGGAGAGCAATGGCTCTGCCAACTTCTACATCAAACAAGAGCCCTGA
- the MBTD1 gene encoding MBT domain-containing protein 1 isoform X6: MENTKDLTEHSSQSERKRRDSFGMFDGYDSCSEDTSSSSSSEESEEEVAPLPSNLPIIKNNGQVYTYPDGKSGMATCEMCGMVGVRDAFYSKTKRFCSVSCSRSYSSNSKKASILARLQVTGKPPTKKAKVLQKQPLVAKLAAYAQYQATLQNQAKTKAAAVSMEGFSWGNYINSNSFIAAPVTCFKHAPMGTCWGDISENVRVEVPNTDCSLPTKVFWIAGIVKLAGYNALLRYEGFENDSGLDFWCNICGSDIHPVGWCAASGKPLVPPRTIQHKYTNWKAFLVKRLTGAKTLPPDFSQKVSESMQYPFKPCMRVEVVDKRHLCRTRVAVVESVIGGRLRLVYEESEDRTDDFWCHMHSPLIHHIGWSRSIGHRFKRSDITKKQDGHFDTPPHLFAKVKEVDQTGEWFKEGMKLEAIDPLNLSTICVATIRKVLADGFLMIGIDGSEAADGSDWFCYHATSPSIFPVGFCEINMIELTPPRGYTKLPFKWFDYLRETGSIAAPVKLFNKDVPNHGFRVGMKLEAVDLMEPRLICVATVTRIIHRLLRIHFDGWEEEYDQWVDCESPDLYPVGWCQLTGYQLQPPASQSSRESQSGSSKQKKKAKSQQYKGHKKMTTLQLKEELIDGEDYNFLQGASDQESNGSANFYIKQEP; encoded by the exons acTGAACATTCTTCACAgtctgaaaggaaaagaagagactCATTCGGGATGTTTGACGGTTATGATAGCTGCAGTGAGGACACAAgtagcagctccagctctgaggAAAGTGAAGAAGAGGTTGCTCCTTTACCTTCTAACCTCCCAATTATCAAAAACAATGGCCAAGTCTACACATACCCGGATGGTAAATCCGGCATGG CTACCTGTGAAATGTGTGGGATGGTTGGTGTGCGAGATGCTTTTTACTCTAAAACAAAGCGTTTCTGCAGTGTTTCATGTTCAAGAAGTTATTCGTCAAACTCCAAGAAGGCAAGCATTTTGGCCAGACTTCAGGTAACG GGTAAGCCTCCgacaaagaaagcaaaagttcTTCAGAAACAACCTTTAGTCGCTAAACTAGCCGCATATGCTCAGTATCAAGCTACCTTGCAAAACCAAGCAAAGACTAAAGCAG cagCAGTCTCCATGGAAGGTTTCAGCTGGGGTAACTACATCAATAGCAATAGCTTTATAGCAGCTCCAGTTACCTGCTTTAAACAT GCACCCATGGGGACCTGCTGGGGTGATATCTCAGAAAATGTGAGAGTAGAAGTTCCCAATACAGACTGCAGCCTACCTACCAAAGTCTTCTGGATTGCTGGAATTGTAAAATTAGCAG GTTACAATGCCCTTTTAAGATATGAAGGATTTGAAAATGATTCTGGTCTGGACTTCTGGTGCAATATATGTGGTTCTGATATCCATCCAGTTGGTTGGTGTGCAGCCAGTGGAAAACCTCTTGTCCCTCCTAGAA ctATTCAGCATAAGTATACAAACTGGAAAGCTTTTCTAGTGAAACGACTTACTGGTGCCAAAACACTTCCTCCTGATTTCTCACAAAAG GTTTCTGAGAGCATGCAGTATCCTTTCAAACCTTGCATGAGAGTAGAAGTGGTTGACAAGAGGCATTTGTGTCGAACACGGGTCGCAGTGGTGGAAAGTGTAATTGGAGGAAGATTAAGACTAGTGTATGAAGAGAGCGAAGATAGAACAGATGACTTCTGGTGCCATATGCACAGCCCATTAATCCATCATATTGGTTGGTCCCGAAGCATAGGCCATCGATTCAAAAGATCTG ATATTACAAAGAAACAGGATGGACATTTTGATACACCACCACATTTATTTGCTAAG GTAAAAGAAGTAGACCAGACTGGGGAATGGTTCAAGGAAGGAATGAAATTGGAAGCTATAGACCCATTAAATCTTTCCACAATATGTGTTGCGACCATTAGAAAG gtgCTGGCTGATGGATTCCTGATGATTGGGATCGATGGCTCAGAAGCAGCAGATGGTTCTGACTGGTTCTGTTATCATGCAACCTCCCCTTCTATTTTCCCTGTTGGTTTCTGTGAAATTAACATGATTGAACTTACTCCACCCAGAG GTTACACAAAACTTCCTTTTAAATGGTTTGACTACCTCAGGGAAACTGGCTCCATTGCAGCACCAGTAAAACTGTTTAATAAG GATGTTCCCAATCACGGATTTCGTgtaggaatgaaattagaagcaGTAGATCTCATGGAGCCGCGATTAATATGTGTAGCCACAGTAACTCGAATTATTCATCGTCTCTTAAGGATACATTTTGATGGATGGGAAGAAGAATATGATCAGTGGGTAGACTGTGAGTCCCCTGACCTCTATCCTGTAGGGTGGTGTCAATTAACTGGATATCAGCTACAGCCTCCAGCATCACAGT cATCAAGAGAAAGCCAATCAGGTTCatcaaagcagaagaaaaaggcTAAGTCCCAGCAATACAAAGGACATAAGAAAA TGACTACATTGCAACTGAAGGAGGAGTTGATAGATGGAGAGGATTATAATTTCCTCCAAGGAGCATCTGATCAGGAGAGCAATGGCTCTGCCAACTTCTACATCAAACAAGAGCCCTGA